TTGGCGCAAACCTTGTCATCAAAGGAACAACTACGGGGACAGTGAGCGATGAAAATGGTGCATATTCGCTTTCGGTGGAAGCTGGCAAACATACGCTTGTGGTTAGTTATATTGGTTTTAGTGCCATCGAAAAAGCGGTGACAGTAACCGCAGGGAGTACGACTACTATGGACTTTACGCTATCAAAAGGCACAGAGTTGGATGCAGTGGTCATCTCTGGTTCTCGAAAACCTGAAAAACTAACCGAAAGTCCCGCAACTATTGAAACCGTTTTTGCGAGAGAAATTGAAGAATATGCAGGAAACCCTGGTGAATTAATTGCCCGACAAAAAGGGATAGATTATTTCCGTGCGGGAATTGCGACTCCCGCCTTCAATATTCGAGGCTTCAATTCCAATTTCAACGCCAAAAACCTGCAAGTAACCGATGGACGTTTTTCGACATTGGTAGCTACGGGATTGCCATTCGGTCCTCTTTCTACGACTGTCAAAGAAGACATTGAGCAGATTGAAGTCATCTTGGGACCCAACTCGACTTTGTACGGGCCTAATGCCCACAATGGATTGCTGAATACAATCACCAAAGATCCTCGAACTTCGGCAGGCACAACGGTTGTGTTGAATCCTGGCGTGAGTGGCGATGGCAATTCGTTTTTTTCTGCTCGTTTACGTCATGCACAAGTGGTAAGCGATAAATTTGCCTTCAAAGTGGTGGGTGAATATACTTCTGCTACCGAGTTTGAGTTTTCTGATTCGGTTTACATTGACCGAGTAGGAGCGATGAACGATATGGGAAATGCCATTCCCGATGGCATCAAAGAGGGCTACAATGAATTGGAACTTGATGAAGATGTGAACTTCCTTCGAGCCGAAGCAGGACTTTATTTTACCCCTTCCAATAATTTGGACATTGCCTTCAATACAGGCTACAGCAACAGCACCTACCTTTCGCCTACCAATGTTGGTCGCAACCAAATCAAGGATTGGATGATCAACTATTACCAACTCAAATTTTCTGGTAAAAACTGGTTTGCACAAGCCTACTACACCATCAGTAAAACTGACAGCACCTATGCGATTGACCAGCGCACCAAAAACTACTATGCATTGTTGGATGCAGGATTTTCGGATGCCGTAGCGAGAGGAGAAGGTTCGTATGGAAATGGTGCATTGTTTCAGGATGATTCTCGTCGATGGAATGCTGAGGTACAATACAACAATACTTTCGGTAAATTGTCTTTGGTGACAGGACTGCAATACCAACTCGACAAAGCGAACAGCTTGGGAAGTTACTTGTTGGATGGTAGCGAATACATAGATGTGAGTCAATTTGGAGGTTATGTCCACCTAAATTATGAAATTGACAAACGCTGGAGAGTGATTGCCGCAGCAAGAGCAGACAACCATGAAATCTATGACTTCAACTTTATCCCCAAATTTGGATTGTTGAACGTTGGAGAAAAAGGAACTTGGC
This window of the Chitinophagales bacterium genome carries:
- a CDS encoding TonB-dependent receptor; this encodes MKQLLTLIITGLWCAVVVAQTGKLTGTVNSQDGETLIGANLVIKGTTTGTVSDENGAYSLSVEAGKHTLVVSYIGFSAIEKAVTVTAGSTTTMDFTLSKGTELDAVVISGSRKPEKLTESPATIETVFAREIEEYAGNPGELIARQKGIDYFRAGIATPAFNIRGFNSNFNAKNLQVTDGRFSTLVATGLPFGPLSTTVKEDIEQIEVILGPNSTLYGPNAHNGLLNTITKDPRTSAGTTVVLNPGVSGDGNSFFSARLRHAQVVSDKFAFKVVGEYTSATEFEFSDSVYIDRVGAMNDMGNAIPDGIKEGYNELELDEDVNFLRAEAGLYFTPSNNLDIAFNTGYSNSTYLSPTNVGRNQIKDWMINYYQLKFSGKNWFAQAYYTISKTDSTYAIDQRTKNYYALLDAGFSDAVARGEGSYGNGALFQDDSRRWNAEVQYNNTFGKLSLVTGLQYQLDKANSLGSYLLDGSEYIDVSQFGGYVHLNYEIDKRWRVIAAARADNHEIYDFNFIPKFGLLNVGEKGTWRLTYGKGIASPTILNMFGDLFAGLILGNAEGFTLIDGSKVEKQKVEKIQSLELGYRGSMADSKLFIDVNAYYNVSEDFLSPATVIGVATHRGDTPIEEVQSGFAAWNGLVLSYVNFGKVNTYGFDLGATYYFTPQLSGTFNYSFFDYSVDENDLDNDFNKDGVVNFLDILVNAPTHKAGAGLNYSSDKWFGGVFARWVQAYDYFSSFQIASQSHPELVYRGVPIIEDARSGDTYNYGPLGGFTTVDLSLGYHINDRFTVSAAASNLFNQELREFTASAPTRGLYTLELKMKLPAISSAK